A stretch of Chloroflexota bacterium DNA encodes these proteins:
- a CDS encoding phosphoribosyltransferase — MLFADRHEAGQRLSQELQEYQGMDAIILALPRGGVVVGHEVAKSLGLPLDVFITRKIGAPGNPEYAIGAIAENGEVQLNEEEITAYGIPHQYIELEIERQKEEIAQRIALYRGGRPPPNPRDKTVILVDDGIATGFTMLTTIRAIKAAGAERLVLAIPVAPPVVVSELEQQVDRIVCLATPEPFWAVGRFYLNFEQISDDEVKRYLSDQG; from the coding sequence ATGTTGTTCGCCGATCGACACGAGGCTGGCCAAAGACTGTCTCAGGAGCTTCAAGAATATCAAGGGATGGATGCTATCATTCTCGCCCTGCCCCGTGGCGGAGTCGTCGTCGGACACGAAGTAGCTAAGTCCCTCGGTTTGCCCCTCGATGTGTTCATCACCAGAAAGATCGGCGCTCCAGGCAACCCGGAGTATGCTATCGGGGCCATCGCCGAGAACGGCGAAGTGCAGCTCAACGAAGAGGAGATCACCGCCTACGGCATCCCTCATCAATATATAGAACTGGAGATAGAGAGACAAAAGGAAGAAATTGCGCAACGTATAGCTCTTTACCGCGGCGGACGCCCACCACCCAACCCAAGAGATAAAACTGTCATCCTGGTTGATGACGGCATCGCTACTGGCTTTACTATGCTGACTACGATAAGGGCGATCAAGGCGGCCGGAGCCGAAAGGCTCGTTCTGGCTATACCGGTCGCTCCTCCTGTCGTAGTTAGCGAATTGGAACAACAGGTGGATAGAATCGTCTGTTTAGCCACACCGGAGCCCTTCTGGGCAGTCGGCCGTTTTTATCTGAACTTCGAACAAATCAGTGATGATGAGGTGAAAAGATACCTATCCGATCAGGGATAG
- a CDS encoding NADH-quinone oxidoreductase subunit F, with product MRGDFEVIKARAMAHWERLSRPTVPRIIVGTGACGLSVGAEEVFNAIQQELQRHNIEAIVSQTGCNGMCYAEVLVDIMKPGGPCVTYGHVTPELVPLLIGDCLLRDELRPDLAVATTANTAVNGIPAYDDIPFFKYQQRIITRNCGRIDPESIDEYIANGGYTALVKALFDMKPEEVIAEVKESGLMGRGGAAFPTGRKWESSRAVKGHPKYVICNAEEGEPAVYKDRRLMESDPQRIIEGMLIGAYAVGSDCGYIYIGGEHDLAARRMAVALEQAHHYGLLGHNILGSGFSYDILLRRGAGSYAAGESSAQMSSLEAKRGMPRPKLVRSVERGLWAKPTLMNNVETFANIPDIIEKGGVWYASIGTAESKGTKLFALSGHIRHPGLVEVPFGVSLRRLVFDIGGGIPGGKPFKAAQPGGPSGGCLPASLLDIPLSFESLEEAGSAIGSGGLVIMDESVCMVDMSRYFIGFSAAESCGRCTTCRIGCQRLQDIVTYIAEGLGRLEELDLLEAMATTMKETALCGLGQTAAVPLLCSIRHFRAEYEAHILEKRCPANFCRMRGEGGLGWGPGEMNYADTTDMPGQLLSVPIR from the coding sequence GTGAGAGGGGATTTTGAGGTGATTAAGGCGCGGGCTATGGCCCATTGGGAACGACTATCGCGTCCTACAGTACCACGGATCATCGTCGGTACGGGTGCTTGTGGCCTCAGTGTGGGGGCCGAGGAGGTTTTCAACGCTATCCAACAGGAGCTCCAGCGACATAACATTGAGGCTATCGTCAGCCAGACTGGCTGCAACGGCATGTGTTACGCTGAGGTATTGGTTGACATAATGAAGCCAGGTGGGCCGTGTGTAACTTATGGGCATGTCACCCCTGAGCTTGTTCCCTTGCTTATTGGGGACTGTCTGCTAAGAGATGAGCTTCGTCCAGACCTGGCTGTTGCGACCACAGCCAATACGGCTGTTAATGGCATCCCGGCCTACGATGACATCCCCTTCTTCAAATACCAGCAACGGATCATTACCCGCAACTGTGGCCGGATCGATCCAGAGAGTATCGATGAATATATCGCTAATGGGGGTTATACTGCTCTGGTCAAGGCCCTTTTCGATATGAAGCCGGAAGAGGTGATCGCCGAGGTCAAGGAATCTGGTCTTATGGGTAGGGGTGGTGCTGCCTTCCCAACGGGGAGGAAATGGGAATCATCACGAGCGGTCAAAGGGCATCCCAAATACGTTATTTGTAACGCTGAGGAGGGAGAACCGGCTGTCTATAAGGACCGGCGCCTGATGGAGAGCGATCCCCAGCGCATTATTGAGGGGATGCTCATCGGCGCCTACGCTGTCGGTTCTGATTGTGGCTACATCTACATAGGTGGTGAGCATGACCTGGCGGCGAGGCGCATGGCCGTTGCCTTGGAGCAGGCTCACCACTATGGACTGCTTGGGCACAACATCTTAGGTAGTGGCTTCTCCTATGATATCCTCCTCCGTCGGGGAGCTGGCTCCTATGCAGCTGGAGAGTCCTCGGCTCAAATGTCATCGTTGGAGGCTAAGCGGGGTATGCCCCGCCCCAAGCTGGTTCGCTCTGTTGAACGGGGGCTCTGGGCCAAGCCGACTCTTATGAACAACGTAGAAACCTTTGCCAACATACCAGACATTATTGAGAAGGGTGGTGTTTGGTATGCTAGCATCGGTACAGCGGAGAGCAAGGGAACCAAGCTGTTCGCCTTATCCGGACATATCCGTCACCCAGGTCTGGTTGAGGTACCCTTCGGCGTCTCATTGCGACGGTTAGTATTCGATATTGGTGGGGGTATCCCAGGGGGGAAGCCCTTTAAGGCCGCTCAACCTGGTGGACCTTCGGGTGGTTGCTTGCCAGCATCCCTTCTAGATATTCCGTTATCCTTTGAGTCCCTCGAAGAGGCCGGCTCGGCCATTGGTTCAGGTGGCTTGGTAATAATGGATGAAAGTGTGTGTATGGTTGATATGTCCAGGTATTTCATCGGTTTCAGCGCCGCTGAATCGTGTGGGCGCTGTACCACCTGTCGTATAGGCTGTCAGCGGCTGCAAGACATTGTTACTTATATCGCGGAGGGCTTAGGGCGACTGGAGGAGTTGGATCTCCTGGAAGCTATGGCCACAACTATGAAAGAGACAGCTCTCTGTGGTTTAGGACAAACGGCTGCTGTACCTCTCCTCTGTTCCATCCGTCACTTTCGGGCGGAGTATGAGGCGCATATTCTGGAGAAGAGATGTCCAGCGAATTTTTGCCGTATGCGCGGTGAGGGTGGTTTGGGATGGGGTCCGGGAGAAATGAACTATGCTGACACGACGGATATGCCAGGGCAGCTGCTCAGCGTACCCATCAGATAG
- a CDS encoding CBS domain-containing protein gives MREPIFITKSTSIGEADKFLSLAPIVVEEDLPIYQIAQRVAEHPGTRLIAVVDQDQKLVGVISVTALCELVFFHVLPEDFFADVTDYEKLEEFAKRARVHVAKDLMHRPVWVTRDDLVKDAFERMHVARLEGLPIVDEGKRVIGYIDMLELLLVWLRAEKAYRDVDDS, from the coding sequence ATGCGAGAGCCCATCTTCATCACCAAAAGTACCTCAATTGGGGAAGCTGATAAGTTCTTAAGTCTAGCACCCATTGTTGTGGAAGAGGATCTGCCCATCTATCAGATTGCCCAAAGGGTAGCCGAGCATCCTGGGACGCGCCTCATAGCAGTTGTAGACCAGGATCAGAAGCTGGTTGGTGTAATTTCTGTAACCGCTCTTTGCGAGCTTGTATTCTTTCATGTCCTTCCGGAGGATTTTTTCGCTGATGTCACCGATTATGAGAAATTGGAGGAGTTTGCTAAACGAGCGAGAGTTCACGTAGCCAAGGATCTTATGCATCGCCCGGTATGGGTAACCAGAGATGATCTGGTCAAGGATGCTTTCGAGCGGATGCATGTAGCCAGGCTTGAGGGTTTACCCATCGTTGATGAGGGGAAACGGGTAATCGGCTACATCGATATGCTTGAGTTACTTCTCGTTTGGTTACGGGCGGAGAAGGCATATCGAGATGTCGATGACTCTTAA
- a CDS encoding NAD(P)H-dependent oxidoreductase subunit E: MSNEGHVEISLEEIESLLAGYTDVDGALLPILHEVQERYGYISDVAVETIAKHLRISPAQIYGMFTYYTDFRSKPPAKRVVTVCQGLACRIQGGLALCQQIKDDLGLEPGGITADGELELELSPCLGICTHAPVIGLNRTLVGRVTKERLAQFIFIKEEGAIPEGTQGSAL, from the coding sequence GTGTCGAATGAGGGGCATGTGGAGATCTCATTAGAGGAGATAGAGTCGCTTTTAGCTGGCTATACAGATGTAGATGGAGCGTTATTACCTATCCTCCATGAGGTACAGGAACGGTATGGTTATATTTCTGATGTAGCGGTCGAGACTATCGCTAAGCATCTGCGCATTTCTCCCGCTCAGATCTACGGTATGTTCACCTATTACACTGATTTTAGGTCCAAACCGCCGGCTAAAAGGGTAGTAACTGTGTGTCAGGGTTTGGCCTGTCGCATACAGGGCGGCTTGGCTCTGTGCCAACAGATAAAGGATGATTTAGGACTTGAACCTGGAGGCATTACGGCGGATGGTGAGTTGGAACTAGAGCTATCTCCTTGTTTAGGAATTTGCACTCACGCGCCGGTGATCGGCCTCAATCGTACGCTGGTAGGAAGAGTAACGAAAGAGAGGTTGGCTCAGTTTATTTTTATTAAGGAAGAAGGGGCGATACCCGAAGGGACGCAGGGAAGCGCTCTTTAG
- the secF gene encoding protein translocase subunit SecF, whose protein sequence is MLNIIGKRYLYFVISALIIVPGLVSLLIPPGLRLGIDFTGGTLWEIAFEHPVQPAQVKGIFANHDLTDTMVQTTGQNTVLIRSKEIPDGSDLKRALEADLRTNLGQFQELRFDSVGPTIGAEVAQRAIIAVAAASVGILLYITFAFYRVASPFRYGVCAIAALLHDAFVVLGIFSILGRFFNVEVDSLFVTALLTVIGFSVHDTIVVFDRIRENMGKRSGEAFEAVVNHSMVQTLGRSISTSLTVVFTLTALVLFGGVTTKTFTLALLIGIISGTYSSIFNASPLLVVWENREVGRFFIRLRSA, encoded by the coding sequence CTGTTGAACATTATTGGCAAACGATATCTCTATTTTGTCATTTCTGCCCTAATTATAGTTCCCGGCCTTGTTTCTCTCCTGATACCACCCGGTCTAAGGCTGGGCATCGACTTCACTGGTGGTACCCTTTGGGAGATCGCCTTTGAACATCCGGTGCAGCCTGCTCAGGTGAAGGGAATTTTTGCTAACCACGACCTGACCGATACGATGGTGCAGACGACCGGTCAAAATACCGTTCTGATACGAAGTAAGGAGATACCTGATGGTTCTGATCTGAAACGGGCCCTCGAAGCAGATCTGCGGACAAATCTGGGCCAGTTTCAGGAGCTTCGCTTCGACTCTGTTGGTCCCACGATAGGAGCTGAGGTGGCCCAGCGGGCCATCATCGCTGTGGCTGCGGCGTCTGTAGGCATTTTACTTTACATAACCTTTGCCTTCTACAGGGTAGCTTCGCCTTTTCGCTATGGCGTTTGTGCCATTGCAGCCCTCTTGCATGATGCCTTTGTCGTTTTAGGCATCTTCTCCATTCTGGGTAGGTTCTTCAATGTTGAGGTCGACTCCCTCTTTGTCACCGCTCTACTGACGGTGATCGGCTTCTCGGTGCACGATACGATCGTTGTCTTTGACCGCATACGGGAGAACATGGGCAAGCGCAGTGGAGAGGCGTTTGAAGCGGTGGTTAATCACAGCATGGTCCAGACCTTGGGGCGTTCTATCAGTACCTCGTTGACCGTTGTATTCACCCTGACAGCACTGGTGCTTTTTGGTGGGGTGACAACTAAGACTTTTACTCTTGCTCTGCTAATTGGTATCATCAGTGGCACCTACTCATCGATATTCAATGCCAGTCCTCTCTTGGTCGTCTGGGAGAATAGGGAGGTTGGACGGTTCTTCATACGGCTTCGCTCGGCCTGA
- a CDS encoding thiamine pyrophosphate-binding protein, giving the protein MSEMSGGQAVVQALKAEGVEVVFGIPGVHNLPIFDALLDCPEIRHIVTRHEQGAGFMADGYARATGKVGVAITITGPGATNALTALAQAYSDSSPVLLLTTVVDKNKPNWRQGTLHELKDQGELFQAVVDWNRCVTRPPDIPSAIHEAMERLQTGRRRAVQLEITTDALLTKDELDFPNVIIAAQRKTGNPQQVQAAADILAQAIHPLLYAGGGAISAGAGTELLTLAEFFQAPILTTCKGKGIVPEDHPLMLGNTWTREGPVAELLRQADVVLAVGTRFSEMSTANWTLPLPSRLMQVDIDEAEIGKNYPMQVGILGDAKEVLQQILHRLHGTGLTPRTPRQSEIAAIKKVAYETTRSKNPKEIGVLEQIRSALPRDAIVVNDPTVICYWAARYFTVYEPRTFLYPRAFGALGFSFPAALGAKVAFPKRQVIALCGDGGFLFTGQELATAVQYGLNVPVIVFNSSSYSAIEQIQRRRYGDNRIVDAQLHNPDFVKLAEAFGAYGVRVSDLTDLERTLRDVLQIESPVVVEVPADFSLPNA; this is encoded by the coding sequence ATGTCCGAGATGAGCGGTGGACAGGCTGTAGTCCAGGCACTCAAGGCTGAGGGCGTCGAGGTGGTTTTCGGTATTCCCGGTGTGCACAACCTCCCCATTTTTGATGCCTTGCTCGACTGTCCAGAGATACGCCACATTGTGACTCGCCACGAGCAGGGCGCCGGATTTATGGCCGACGGCTATGCCCGGGCCACTGGAAAGGTTGGTGTGGCTATTACCATAACCGGACCAGGGGCCACAAACGCCCTTACCGCTTTGGCTCAGGCTTATTCCGATTCCTCGCCTGTATTACTCCTTACAACCGTTGTGGACAAAAATAAACCTAATTGGCGGCAGGGAACATTACACGAATTAAAGGATCAAGGGGAACTCTTCCAGGCCGTCGTCGATTGGAATAGATGCGTAACCAGACCACCCGATATCCCCTCAGCCATCCACGAGGCGATGGAACGACTGCAAACGGGAAGACGACGAGCCGTCCAGCTGGAGATCACTACCGATGCTCTACTCACTAAGGATGAACTAGACTTTCCCAATGTAATTATCGCTGCCCAACGAAAAACCGGGAACCCTCAACAGGTCCAGGCTGCGGCTGACATACTGGCCCAAGCAATTCACCCTCTCCTTTACGCTGGAGGAGGCGCTATCAGCGCTGGAGCCGGCACAGAGCTCCTGACTCTGGCTGAATTTTTCCAGGCACCAATATTAACCACCTGTAAGGGTAAAGGGATAGTACCGGAGGATCATCCCTTGATGCTGGGCAATACCTGGACAAGGGAGGGCCCAGTAGCCGAACTCCTCAGGCAGGCCGATGTGGTGCTGGCCGTAGGGACAAGGTTCAGTGAAATGTCCACCGCCAACTGGACTCTACCCCTACCATCGCGCCTGATGCAGGTAGACATTGATGAAGCAGAGATTGGGAAGAACTATCCCATGCAGGTGGGTATACTGGGTGATGCCAAGGAGGTATTGCAGCAGATACTGCACCGTCTCCATGGCACCGGCCTTACGCCGCGCACTCCCCGCCAGTCTGAGATCGCCGCCATCAAGAAAGTAGCCTATGAAACGACGCGGAGCAAGAATCCAAAAGAGATCGGGGTGTTGGAACAGATTAGGTCGGCTCTGCCCCGAGACGCCATAGTCGTTAACGACCCTACGGTCATCTGCTACTGGGCTGCCCGTTACTTCACGGTTTACGAGCCGCGCACCTTTCTCTACCCCAGGGCCTTCGGCGCCTTAGGATTCAGTTTTCCAGCGGCACTTGGTGCTAAGGTCGCTTTTCCTAAGAGACAGGTAATAGCCCTTTGCGGCGATGGCGGCTTCCTCTTCACTGGACAGGAGTTGGCCACGGCCGTTCAATACGGACTTAACGTGCCGGTAATCGTCTTCAATAGCAGCTCTTATAGCGCCATCGAGCAAATACAGAGGCGACGCTATGGGGACAATCGCATAGTGGATGCCCAATTACATAACCCAGATTTCGTCAAGCTGGCCGAGGCATTTGGGGCATATGGCGTTAGGGTTTCAGACCTCACTGACCTCGAAAGAACCTTGCGCGACGTCTTACAAATCGAAAGCCCGGTAGTTGTGGAAGTACCAGCCGACTTCTCCCTGCCCAACGCCTGA
- a CDS encoding ArsB/NhaD family transporter, with protein sequence MNNALVAGAIFAVTYLIITTDKVHRTVVAMAGAVGMILLRVIGQDKAFLAIDFNVIFLLAGMMIIANIMRTTGVFQWVAIRSVKIAGGDPFRILVVLALLTAVFSAFLDNVTTVVLIAPITLYIASGLGINPLPFLIAEILASNIGGTATLIGDPPNILIGSAARLDFVTFAANLTPVAIIILVVFLITARFLLFNSLKSDAHSVAAIFEIDEAKVITDHRLLRKSLLVLCLTIIGFLVHGLLHYQPATVALFGAVVLLLLSGHDPHDALREVEWTTLFFFIGLFILVGGIVEAGLIGALARGALALTHGDLTSTVFLLLWLSAILSAIVDNIPYTATMIPLVQDLGQYMQIAPLWWALALGACLGGNATIIGASANVIMASIADRAGYPIRFWEFVRYGGLVTLESLLISTAYIWFFYLR encoded by the coding sequence TTGAATAACGCACTGGTGGCAGGGGCGATCTTCGCTGTAACGTACCTGATTATTACTACGGATAAGGTACATCGGACCGTCGTAGCTATGGCCGGGGCGGTAGGGATGATCCTCTTGCGTGTCATAGGTCAGGACAAGGCCTTCCTGGCTATAGACTTTAACGTTATCTTTCTTCTGGCCGGGATGATGATAATCGCCAATATAATGCGGACAACCGGTGTCTTTCAATGGGTGGCCATCCGCTCTGTGAAGATAGCGGGGGGCGACCCCTTTCGTATTCTGGTGGTCCTAGCATTATTGACAGCGGTTTTCTCTGCCTTCTTGGATAATGTTACAACGGTAGTTTTGATAGCACCGATAACCCTTTACATCGCTTCAGGTCTGGGAATTAACCCTTTACCATTTCTCATCGCTGAGATCCTCGCTTCGAACATTGGAGGGACGGCTACACTTATCGGTGATCCGCCTAACATCCTTATTGGTAGCGCGGCGCGCCTCGACTTCGTTACCTTCGCGGCTAACCTCACTCCGGTTGCCATTATCATCCTGGTAGTTTTCCTTATCACGGCTCGCTTCCTATTATTCAATAGCCTGAAATCCGACGCGCATTCGGTGGCGGCCATCTTCGAGATAGATGAGGCCAAGGTGATCACTGATCATCGCCTTTTGCGCAAATCGCTCTTGGTGCTTTGTCTGACTATCATTGGGTTTCTAGTACATGGCTTGCTACATTACCAACCAGCTACAGTCGCCCTTTTTGGGGCCGTCGTTCTCCTGCTTCTAAGCGGGCATGATCCGCATGATGCCTTACGTGAGGTAGAGTGGACGACGCTATTTTTCTTTATAGGCCTGTTCATCCTTGTCGGGGGTATTGTAGAGGCTGGTTTGATTGGAGCGCTGGCCCGTGGTGCCCTGGCACTGACCCATGGCGACCTTACCTCGACGGTGTTTCTTCTCCTATGGCTGAGTGCCATTCTTTCAGCTATCGTAGATAACATTCCCTATACGGCCACAATGATTCCATTAGTGCAGGATTTAGGACAATATATGCAGATAGCTCCCCTGTGGTGGGCCTTAGCCCTGGGCGCTTGTCTGGGCGGTAATGCAACGATAATCGGGGCCTCAGCGAACGTGATCATGGCCAGCATCGCCGACCGAGCCGGTTATCCCATTCGCTTCTGGGAATTTGTGCGCTACGGTGGGCTGGTCACGCTGGAGTCGTTATTGATTTCTACGGCTTACATCTGGTTCTTCTACCTGCGCTGA
- a CDS encoding phosphotransacetylase family protein, protein MKALYVCSVEAAAGKTAYAIILARCWQRRGLVVGYMKPISVLSLKQPEVDSGDAFFAKSILHLQEPIEDIAPVELAPHVESSPPTLREKIIGAYTRIGQDKDIILLEAPPGLADGAALGLDLPYLTELFQARVLLILHYTHDYSDLVAAAGMARTMLGDNLIGVVINAIPERQVAAVRGALAPSLEREGIRILGTVKQDNTLFAPSVADLVRQVNGEVLCGADRLDRLAEHIMIGAMSPDGALAYFQRLPNKAVIVPGDRPDIQLAALRTPTCCLILTGDFVVNRAVLILAEESDIPLVRVKEDIITTLENLEGAYLRTRFRQESKIQRLETLLAEEFDLTTLGLAIGLGQ, encoded by the coding sequence TTGAAGGCGCTATATGTCTGTTCTGTAGAGGCGGCAGCTGGTAAAACGGCCTATGCCATCATCCTGGCGCGATGCTGGCAGCGACGGGGTCTTGTCGTTGGCTATATGAAGCCTATAAGCGTGCTCTCTCTGAAACAGCCGGAGGTCGACTCTGGGGATGCCTTTTTCGCCAAAAGTATTCTTCATCTCCAGGAGCCCATAGAGGACATCGCTCCGGTGGAGTTGGCTCCGCACGTCGAGTCCTCCCCTCCAACCTTGAGGGAGAAGATCATAGGAGCCTACACGAGGATCGGGCAGGATAAGGATATCATCCTACTTGAGGCCCCCCCAGGACTGGCCGATGGTGCAGCACTAGGGCTAGACCTTCCCTATCTGACTGAGCTCTTTCAGGCAAGGGTTTTGCTAATCCTCCATTACACTCACGATTATAGTGATCTAGTCGCAGCAGCTGGGATGGCCAGGACAATGCTTGGGGATAACCTGATTGGTGTAGTGATTAATGCTATCCCTGAGCGGCAGGTTGCCGCAGTGAGAGGGGCGCTTGCACCTTCCTTAGAACGAGAGGGAATAAGGATATTAGGGACTGTCAAGCAGGACAATACGCTGTTCGCTCCAAGTGTGGCTGATCTGGTCAGGCAGGTCAATGGAGAGGTGCTCTGTGGGGCAGATAGGCTGGACAGGCTAGCCGAGCATATTATGATTGGGGCTATGAGTCCGGACGGTGCCCTCGCTTACTTCCAGCGTCTTCCCAACAAGGCGGTGATTGTGCCCGGCGATCGCCCCGATATCCAGTTGGCAGCCTTGCGGACCCCCACCTGTTGTTTGATTCTCACGGGCGACTTTGTGGTAAATCGGGCCGTCCTGATTTTGGCTGAAGAGTCAGATATACCTCTGGTCAGGGTCAAGGAGGATATCATCACTACGCTTGAGAATCTTGAGGGGGCCTACCTAAGGACCAGATTCCGACAGGAAAGTAAAATCCAGCGCTTAGAGACGTTGCTTGCTGAAGAGTTCGATTTGACTACCCTGGGGCTGGCCATTGGTTTGGGCCAGTAG
- a CDS encoding DUF2171 domain-containing protein: MNINVGSTVMCRTEEVGTVDRIVIDPRTKEAIAFVLRQGESITRDIVVPISLIDRLEDDRVVLPISILDLDQLPDYIDADYVTPETDWTPPPPYPRSQVLFPARRVEHAGVGKIEIIEGAIVECSDGQIGTVDEVIADPLSDRVTSFVVRKGPHLTRDAVIPVEWILKADADRIILDCNRDQIELYSNYKTINAWRIKKPGMARG; encoded by the coding sequence ATGAACATCAACGTGGGGAGCACTGTTATGTGTCGCACAGAGGAGGTCGGTACAGTCGATCGCATCGTTATAGATCCACGCACGAAGGAGGCCATCGCTTTTGTTCTCCGCCAGGGGGAAAGCATCACCCGCGATATCGTTGTTCCGATCAGCTTGATCGATCGCTTAGAGGATGACCGCGTTGTGCTGCCTATCTCCATCCTCGATCTGGACCAACTGCCCGACTATATAGATGCCGATTATGTTACCCCGGAGACGGATTGGACACCACCGCCTCCCTACCCCCGATCACAGGTCCTTTTCCCGGCAAGGCGAGTGGAACACGCTGGTGTAGGAAAGATCGAGATAATCGAAGGGGCCATCGTCGAGTGCAGCGATGGCCAGATTGGTACTGTGGATGAGGTGATCGCTGATCCCCTTTCAGACAGGGTAACCTCGTTTGTTGTTCGCAAGGGGCCCCATTTAACTCGGGACGCTGTCATACCGGTCGAGTGGATTCTAAAAGCCGATGCAGACCGCATCATTCTTGATTGCAACAGGGATCAGATCGAACTGTATTCCAATTACAAAACCATCAACGCCTGGCGAATCAAAAAGCCAGGGATGGCTAGAGGATAG